Proteins encoded together in one Penaeus vannamei isolate JL-2024 chromosome 41, ASM4276789v1, whole genome shotgun sequence window:
- the LOC113804710 gene encoding zinc finger protein chinmo isoform X4, translated as MLIGLSGCGMSNSYGAQQHYCLRWNNHQHNLLGVLETVLASQQYADVSLFCEGQVLRVHKLVLLASSAHFERILQASPEGQQPVIIMDGTRYADLRALVDYMYRGEVNIEQDQLSSLLKTAETLKIKGLADVASKEEDDGGGKERLRDNGGSASTPPPAKRPKQSPGDSGLPPGGPDVRDHRGTNSRDALRPDLRDLRDLPHFSMVPSGYSRRPASPPAPPLPTAASLTPARSLLYTSSLMSRPTSKSPGPPLPAPPFFPSGLVRPRSPHPQYDPTAGSSLLPPRTSPQSPVPDPKMVQQLGVPPFGLPFSLPLLHDSKKMMERNAHKLAPTSHYDAHDDKDRPPPVWPPRGASDLDMEREREREREREREREREREKEREREREREREREKERDRELERERERETQRLLDREREREREKEREREGEKNMQNDSHNGTKDPDRRQEDEKSFSPKDKDDHSPSGDSVISKTELLTPEGDVVDEDDDNTTNTTTTTTTTGRDTTASEITTTGSRQRNLSTSSSGNTSTELVKCPYCPRSYRHQNNLRTHIRCFHKGVRIPCPICHRGFTRWFTVRCHIAREHQNVDFSRPEALPAQLRRALYPPYPE; from the exons gCCAGGTCCTCAGGGTCCACAAACTGGTGCTCCTGGCATCCTCGGCCCACTTCGAGCGCATCCTGCAGGCGTCGCCAGAGGGTCAGCAGCCGGTCATCATCATGGACGGCACGAGATACGCTGACCTCAGGGCGCTGGTCGACTACATGTACCGAGGCGAGGTCAACATCGAGCAGGATCAGCTGTCGTCGCTGCTCAAGACGGCCGAGACGCtgaag ATCAAGGGGCTGGCGGACGTGGCgagcaaggaggaggacgacggcgGCGGGAAGGAGCGCCTCCGGGACAACGGCGGCTCGGCCTCGACGCCGCCCCCGGCCAAGAGGCCCAAGCAGTCGCCCGGGGACTCCGGCCTCCCGCCTGGAGGACCCGACGTCCGCGACCACAGAGGGACCAACTCGAGGGACGCCCTCCGGCCCGACCTCCGCGACCTGCGCGACCTGCCCCACTTCAGCATGGTCCCCAGCGGCTACTCGCGGCGGCCGGCGTCCCCCCCGGCGCCGCCCCTGCCCACCGCCGCCTCGCTCACGCCGGCGCGCTCCCTCCTCTACACGTCCTCGCTCATGTCCCGCCCGACGTCCAAGAGCCCCGGCCCGCCCCTCCCGGCGCCGCCCTTCTTCCCCAGCGGCCTGGTGAGACCTCGGTCCCCGCACCCACAGTACGACCCCACTGCGGGCTCCAGCCTCCTGCCGCCACGCACGTCGCCGCAGTCGCCGGTGCCAGACCCCAAGATGGTGCAGCAGCTCGG CGTCCCCCCCTTCGGCCTGCCCTTCTCTCTGCCGCTCCTTCATGATTCCAAAAAGATGATGGAGAGAAACGCCCACAAACTGGCGCCCACGTCCCACTACGACGCCCACGACGACAAGGACCGCCCGCCGCCCGTGTGGCCTCCGCGGGGCGCCTCCGACCTCGACATGGAGCGGgaacgggaaagagaaagggagagagaacgggagagggagagagagcgggagaaagagagagaacgggagagagaaagagagcgcgagagagaaaaagaaagagacagagaactggagagggaaagggagagggagacccaACGATTATTAGAccgcgaaagggagagggaaagggagaaagagagggagagggaaggggagaagaacatGCAGAACGACAGTCACAACGGCACGAAGGACCCGGATCGGCGGCAGGAGGACGAGAAATCCTTCAGCCCGAAGGACAAGGACGACCACTCGCCCTCGGGAG acTCCGTGATCAGCAAGACCGAGCTCCTGACCCCCGAAGGCGATGTCGtagacgaagacgacgacaacaccaccaacaccaccacgacGACCACCACCACGGGCCGCGACACCACCGCTTCGGAAATCACCACCACCGGCTCCCGTCAGAGGAACCTGTCCACGTCCTCGTCAGGCAACACGTCAACAG AGTTGGTGAAGTGCCCTTACTGCCCCCGCTCATACCGCCACCAGAACAACCTGCGGACCCACATCCGGTGTTTCCACAAGGGCGTGCGGATCCCGTGCCCGATCTGCCACCGCGGGTTCACCCGCTGGTTCACGGTTCGCTGCCACATCGCGCGCGAGCACCAGAACGTGGACTTCTCCCGCCCGGAGGCGCTTCCGGCCCAGCTGCGCCGCGccctctaccctccctacccGGAGTAG
- the LOC113804710 gene encoding zinc finger protein chinmo isoform X5 — translation MSNSYGAQQHYCLRWNNHQHNLLGVLETVLASQQYADVSLFCEGQVLRVHKLVLLASSAHFERILQASPEGQQPVIIMDGTRYADLRALVDYMYRGEVNIEQDQLSSLLKTAETLKIKGLADVASKEEDDGGGKERLRDNGGSASTPPPAKRPKQSPGDSGLPPGGPDVRDHRGTNSRDALRPDLRDLRDLPHFSMVPSGYSRRPASPPAPPLPTAASLTPARSLLYTSSLMSRPTSKSPGPPLPAPPFFPSGLVRPRSPHPQYDPTAGSSLLPPRTSPQSPVPDPKMVQQLGVPPFGLPFSLPLLHDSKKMMERNAHKLAPTSHYDAHDDKDRPPPVWPPRGASDLDMEREREREREREREREREREKEREREREREREREKERDRELERERERETQRLLDREREREREKEREREGEKNMQNDSHNGTKDPDRRQEDEKSFSPKDKDDHSPSGDSVISKTELLTPEGDVVDEDDDNTTNTTTTTTTTGRDTTASEITTTGSRQRNLSTSSSGNTSTELVKCPYCPRSYRHQNNLRTHIRCFHKGVRIPCPICHRGFTRWFTVRCHIAREHQNVDFSRPEALPAQLRRALYPPYPE, via the exons gCCAGGTCCTCAGGGTCCACAAACTGGTGCTCCTGGCATCCTCGGCCCACTTCGAGCGCATCCTGCAGGCGTCGCCAGAGGGTCAGCAGCCGGTCATCATCATGGACGGCACGAGATACGCTGACCTCAGGGCGCTGGTCGACTACATGTACCGAGGCGAGGTCAACATCGAGCAGGATCAGCTGTCGTCGCTGCTCAAGACGGCCGAGACGCtgaag ATCAAGGGGCTGGCGGACGTGGCgagcaaggaggaggacgacggcgGCGGGAAGGAGCGCCTCCGGGACAACGGCGGCTCGGCCTCGACGCCGCCCCCGGCCAAGAGGCCCAAGCAGTCGCCCGGGGACTCCGGCCTCCCGCCTGGAGGACCCGACGTCCGCGACCACAGAGGGACCAACTCGAGGGACGCCCTCCGGCCCGACCTCCGCGACCTGCGCGACCTGCCCCACTTCAGCATGGTCCCCAGCGGCTACTCGCGGCGGCCGGCGTCCCCCCCGGCGCCGCCCCTGCCCACCGCCGCCTCGCTCACGCCGGCGCGCTCCCTCCTCTACACGTCCTCGCTCATGTCCCGCCCGACGTCCAAGAGCCCCGGCCCGCCCCTCCCGGCGCCGCCCTTCTTCCCCAGCGGCCTGGTGAGACCTCGGTCCCCGCACCCACAGTACGACCCCACTGCGGGCTCCAGCCTCCTGCCGCCACGCACGTCGCCGCAGTCGCCGGTGCCAGACCCCAAGATGGTGCAGCAGCTCGG CGTCCCCCCCTTCGGCCTGCCCTTCTCTCTGCCGCTCCTTCATGATTCCAAAAAGATGATGGAGAGAAACGCCCACAAACTGGCGCCCACGTCCCACTACGACGCCCACGACGACAAGGACCGCCCGCCGCCCGTGTGGCCTCCGCGGGGCGCCTCCGACCTCGACATGGAGCGGgaacgggaaagagaaagggagagagaacgggagagggagagagagcgggagaaagagagagaacgggagagagaaagagagcgcgagagagaaaaagaaagagacagagaactggagagggaaagggagagggagacccaACGATTATTAGAccgcgaaagggagagggaaagggagaaagagagggagagggaaggggagaagaacatGCAGAACGACAGTCACAACGGCACGAAGGACCCGGATCGGCGGCAGGAGGACGAGAAATCCTTCAGCCCGAAGGACAAGGACGACCACTCGCCCTCGGGAG acTCCGTGATCAGCAAGACCGAGCTCCTGACCCCCGAAGGCGATGTCGtagacgaagacgacgacaacaccaccaacaccaccacgacGACCACCACCACGGGCCGCGACACCACCGCTTCGGAAATCACCACCACCGGCTCCCGTCAGAGGAACCTGTCCACGTCCTCGTCAGGCAACACGTCAACAG AGTTGGTGAAGTGCCCTTACTGCCCCCGCTCATACCGCCACCAGAACAACCTGCGGACCCACATCCGGTGTTTCCACAAGGGCGTGCGGATCCCGTGCCCGATCTGCCACCGCGGGTTCACCCGCTGGTTCACGGTTCGCTGCCACATCGCGCGCGAGCACCAGAACGTGGACTTCTCCCGCCCGGAGGCGCTTCCGGCCCAGCTGCGCCGCGccctctaccctccctacccGGAGTAG